Proteins from a genomic interval of Bradyrhizobium sp. CCGB01:
- a CDS encoding DUF4239 domain-containing protein: protein MSDWLHNLPVPVMALVIFGFTYLLTAAIFAGVAMAATGERAKSLKAISPGMLPVLGIIFGLFVAFTAAQVWGDSDRASAAVSREASALRSAVLLAAGLPAEQETKLRGLVRDYVGQAVAVEWPMMAHQQVSLKATPPALAEALQLVVSMTPQGPGQANVQRELIAALEQALDARRQRIIVSLAAVNPVKWWCLYLQAACALLVIGLVHCDNRLGSAIAMGLFATGVATSVLLIAAHDRPFAGEVSIKPEALLQIMP from the coding sequence ATGAGCGACTGGCTGCACAATCTGCCCGTGCCCGTGATGGCGCTGGTGATCTTCGGATTCACCTACCTTCTGACCGCGGCCATCTTCGCAGGCGTTGCGATGGCCGCGACGGGAGAGCGCGCGAAATCGCTGAAGGCGATCTCGCCGGGCATGCTGCCGGTGCTCGGCATCATCTTCGGCCTGTTCGTCGCCTTTACCGCGGCGCAGGTCTGGGGCGACAGCGACCGCGCCAGCGCCGCGGTGAGCCGCGAGGCGAGCGCGCTGCGCAGTGCCGTGCTGCTGGCCGCCGGCTTGCCGGCGGAGCAGGAGACAAAGCTGCGCGGCCTGGTCCGCGACTATGTCGGGCAGGCCGTGGCGGTGGAATGGCCGATGATGGCACATCAGCAGGTGTCGCTGAAGGCCACGCCGCCCGCGCTCGCCGAGGCCCTGCAGCTCGTCGTCTCTATGACGCCGCAAGGCCCGGGTCAGGCGAATGTGCAGCGCGAGCTCATCGCGGCGCTGGAGCAGGCGCTGGATGCGCGGCGGCAGCGGATCATCGTCAGCCTCGCCGCGGTGAACCCGGTCAAATGGTGGTGCCTCTACCTCCAGGCCGCCTGTGCGCTGCTGGTGATCGGCCTCGTTCATTGCGACAACCGGCTGGGATCGGCGATCGCGATGGGCCTGTTCGCGACCGGCGTCGCCACCTCGGTCCTGCTGATCGCCGCGCATGACCGGCCGTTCGCCGGCGAGGTCTCGATCAAGCCGGAGGCGCTGCTCCAGATCATGCCTTAG
- a CDS encoding helix-turn-helix domain-containing protein encodes MADSKFLTPDEVAERYRGGISVGTLRNWRAMRLGPSFVKIGKAVLYPLDELDAWDEKNKVQCRASKGRGEHRSDQA; translated from the coding sequence GTGGCAGACAGCAAATTCCTTACGCCTGACGAGGTGGCTGAACGCTACCGGGGCGGTATTTCGGTTGGGACGCTTCGAAATTGGCGCGCGATGCGTCTCGGCCCGTCCTTCGTCAAAATTGGCAAGGCTGTGCTCTACCCGCTCGACGAGCTTGATGCGTGGGATGAAAAGAATAAGGTGCAGTGCCGTGCATCCAAGGGACGCGGCGAGCATAGGAGTGATCAAGCGTGA